In Lathyrus oleraceus cultivar Zhongwan6 chromosome 2, CAAS_Psat_ZW6_1.0, whole genome shotgun sequence, the DNA window TCCAATTTAACTGTGGTGTGGCATTTATGTAGTTTTGTGGTACAATGTTTGGTTGCACTGATGTTGCTGTTTGGCTGCAGGTCAGGACTTTAGTGGGATAGATTCTGGCATGATGACAATGTAGGTCAGTGGTGTGTTGCTGCAGGATCATCTAGTATACAAGTAATTATGTTTTCTACTGATCCATGTAATGTTGCAGGACTGCCTTGTTTGGCTTGAGTTTGAAACAGGTTTGTGGTATGCTGACATGATGCAGTCCAATTGTGGCTATTGCATTGCAGGATGTTCATGGAGCAATGGTGATGGATCAAACTGCAAGGTAAGGTTGCCATATTATGGTATTGAGGTAGCTGCTAGGTTCATGGTGCATTACTTGGAAGATTGATGGACAAATTTTTTCATCTTTAGCATGTGAGTAACAATGGGCTCGGCAAATTTATCACCATCTTCTTCTGGCCATATTGATATGTCAATCTCAGGTTTGGTTTTTTCTTATAATCAGTGTTTTAGCATTCACTCATTAATGTTGTTTGTGATATATGGGTTGACATTGTCCATATTCCCTGGATTCTTATCAGAAGATACCGGAAAACACAGTTTAGGCACATGGTAAGTTCATTCAAAAGTTCACAACATTGTTTATCTACTTTGTATTTCTCATCCTTTGTTGTTTGTTCATTTTTAGGCATAAACCTGAGTAAATACAATATCATTATAGTAGATGAATATATCGAAAGTACAAATTAAATTATGAGTTTACATTCTGTTTATTACAGGTATGCTCTTGTGTTAATTACAATGTACAATGTGTGGGATCTTATCGGAAGATACATTCCACTTATTAAAATCCTGAATTTGGAGTCGAGAAAATTGATCACTACCGCATCCATTTCTCGATTTTTATTTATTCCAGCATTTTATTTCACGGCTAAGTATGGTACTCAGGGTTGGATGATAACGTTGACATCTTTTCTGGGATTGTCAAATGGTTACCTCACTGTTTGTGTTCTCACTTCTGCACCCAAAGGTTACAAGGTGAAGGATCCTTTAAGAAACTATGACTTTATAAAGGTTCAGAGTTATTTAAATATTGATTTGTTAATACTTGTGTTGTTACTTTTGTAGGGACCTGAACAAAATGCCTTGGGAAATATCTTGGTATTGTTTATTCTTGGAGGTATTTTTGTTGGGGTAACACTTGACTGGTTGTGGTTAATAGGCAAAGGATGGTAAGATTTTGATCAAGCTAAATTATGGAAATCAGAGGCCTTACTCACAAACAAAATGCAGAATGGATAGGTTTTGATCAATCACGAAACAAAAGAAATTCAAGCTAAACCATGTATACATTTAGTGCATCAACATATTAAAGTCATGTGATAAATTGCAGAATGACAAGAAAACACAAACAATTATCCTTCCCCCAAAAACTTGGTATATGTAAAACATCTCTCTCCCACTGAGTGCCTGGTAAAATTGTGTAATGTAAGTCTTAAAAcgagtggtgtcaattcatgataaagctcaatgtttgttcataaatttgtgtaattaatgtgtacatttgtagtatatgttatgacttgtaaatgtgtacataaatttgtatatattttgatacatttaaggcaaaattggtttgaattggtatatatatatatatttgttagccaaaaattggtagaaaaaaggccaaaatggcatatataaaatgtgataattgtctgtcaaaatctggttgaaaacaggtagaaattctggtttataaacctggaaaaaatgtggtttaaaacaaaagcttcaaaaattttcgtataccttagacagcgcttttgtaaaaagcgctgtctaaggggggattagaaagcgctttaggcaaaagcgctgtctaaggggggggcttagacagcgctttttgaaaagcgctgtctaaggtatacctaaaaaaattaaaataggagggtcttagaaagcgcttttggccaaagcgctgtctaagggggtggggcttagacagcgcttttcaaaagcgctgtctaaggtatacctaaaaaatttaaaataagagggtcttataaagcgcttttggccaaagcgctgtctaagggggggggggcttagacagcgcttttaagatttcaaaaagcgctgtctaaacctttagcagcggaggtttagacagcgctttaaagcgctgtctaaggctaaaaaaagcgctgtctaaggtcttgtttgttgtagtgttGGCATGATTTTGGATTTGTTATTTGGTATATTTTATTCTTTGAAAGATATACTTTCTTGACGGACATTTTGTAATATATTTGGATTCTTAAGCCCATACTATTACAATTACGCATCATCTTCTCAACAATCATTTGATAGGTCAACATCTCACCACAAATTTTCTTGTGATTTGAGATATTCAACATTGTTGTAAGTATGCAAAGCCTTAAATTGAAAATATGTCTTGTACTCATGCTCAAATACCATAATTATGTTAATGCTTCTCACCTCAAAGTCTTTTCCACTATTATTAGATTAAGTTACATTTATTGGTTTTTCCGAAAATCGAATTAGAGAGTAATACTTATCTTCGGTATGAGCAAACCTATTACAATAGGTGCACTGAGGACGTCTTCGACTATGATCTCCTCAATCACCCCATGACCACGACCTCGTTCTCCACTACGATCTCCTCAATCACCCCCACGACCACAACCTCATCCTCAAAGACAGAAGCAAAAGTAAAAGATTCTATACCATTTTGGGGTGCACTCACCCTTATTCTTCTTGGACTAGATAGATGTGTGAGATGACTAATCAAGTTTTTTGTTGATGGAATCTCATACGCCATAAGAATATAGCTCTGGACTGACTCATAATTTGTGTGAAGGCCATGAAGGACATAAATCATGCACACATTATCTAGTTTCTTGATCCTCTTCTTTGAATTATCACTAGTAATAAGAAGCTTGAGTTTGTAGGCAGTTGACCTAACTCAATTAACATAAAAGAGATAAATCAATACATAATCTATAGTAATGTATACATATCAATCATAATAGTTATATATAAATCATATCATATTTCAACCAAATCATATCATATCTCAATAATAACAAGTAATATAATTGATTGTTTGATCATATGTAAAGGTTAACCTCTTGTTTATAGTGGGGCTAGACTTTTATAGGCTTGTGCAGTTTCTCTATTTCATCTACTATGAAGATTGAGATCGTTACTGGATAAGCATGACTTTGTTATCATATTTTTTTTCTGAGATGGGTGGCAGCACCAATTAGACTTAAACATGTTCCATATGTTTTGTAATGGCAGTACGACGCTAGTTCTATTTTTTGATGTGATTTTGAACCTTAATATTGGGCATGTTCCATTATTTGAAAGATAGATTTTCTTGGTAATTAATCCATACTATTACATATACATATCACCTTTTCAATAAATCGTTTTATCTGTCAACATCTCATGACACGTTTTCATGTGATTTGAGAAATTCAACATTGTTATAAAATAGTCCCCGCTACCTGCTCTTTATTCTTCATATGTAACAACTCATATTGTCACCATAAACATGAAGTTTCCTTAAAATATCCCATGCTTCTCTTACACTTACATTACAGCTGCTAATAGTTTCTCAAAGTTGGCATCATCAACACACGATGATGGTAAAACCAAGCCATACACCCCTTCCACTTATTCTCATAAAAGATTGTTCAATGTGCATCCAAGTTCATGAAACTCTATTTTAACCACTTCTAACACTTTTTAAAATTCATTTGAATTCACAACTTATCAAAGTTTTTGTTGAAGTAATCCAAATTCACATTAGTTGCATTTAGATTTAATTTGAGTTTTATTAGTTGTTCCGGTGGTTTAAATACTGAACTCAACTTTCAATTTGTAACTAATTCATTTTGAAAGTGTTTTCAATTGAAAGAGAAAGTTAgttagatctctctctctctctctctctctctctctctatatatatatatatatatatatatatatatatatatatatatatatatatatatatatatatatatatatatatatatatatatatatatatcttccatcatcttcatcttcattttcttaattcttgtgcaccaacaattggtataTAGAGCTCTGGTTCTGATTTAGGAACGGGAAACACGAGTGTACGTGAGGCGTGCGTGATTGATTCTGTTCATTCAATTCACAGTGAATTGAAGATTCGAGTTGAAACATaatcacatttcttgattctgTGGAATTAGAAAATATGAGTATTGATAAGATCTAAGTGAATTTTCATGAGAATGAAGATGAATGGCGGAAACAATAGCTTGGACACAGAGCTTTTAGTATTTGATGGAAATAATTGGAACTGGTGGATAATtcagatgcgtgtgttgtttggcgctcaagatgttcttggTCTCGTCAGTGAGGGTTACATGATGGTTGCACCATATGCAATAGAAGTGCATAGAAATGTGCATAGAGAAATAAGGAAGAAGGATTATAATGCATTGTTCTATATCCATCAGTGTGTGTATAggaatgtgtttgagaagattgctTATTCAATGACGATGAAGGTTGTGTGTGACACACTGGTACAATGTTACGATGGTGATGCATCAATGAAGAATATGTAACTTTAGTCTCTACGTAAGCAGTATAAGAATCTCAACATGAAAACAATGAGAAGGTACCAGATTACATCTCCATAGTGATTTTGATCACAAATGAGATAAAATATTATGGAGAAACTCTGTCTGAACAGGTAATCATTGAAAAGGTATTGAGATCACTCGCTCCTTAATATGATTACATTCTTATAGCAATTGAACACTCTAAGTACCTCAACACCATCATAATTGAAAAGATGCGGAGTAGTCAAGAGGCATAAGAGTTACGTCTGATTGAGAGAAACTCTAAAGAGTGGTAGATCGGGCTCTGAAAGCGTCTTCTGGTAAGAAGAATCATAAGAAGTCTTGGTCAGAGGCTAAGAAGAGACATAATGGTGGTTTTCAGAAGTTAAAAGGCTCCAACTCCGATGAGAAGAAACATCATAAGGGAAATGAGAAGTTTAAGTAGAAAAAGGTTCAATGCcactgttgtaagaagtttggtcactttgaTGCTGACTGTTagtcaaacaaggaaaggaaatcAGAACAAGAAAATATAGCCAGAGGAGAGTCTGATGATGAACCTGTGCTATTGATGGCTTTTGAACCTGATGATGGATATTTGGTAGGCTGGTGGTATATGAGCATTGGCTTCTCAAATCACATAACTGGAAACAAACATTGGCTGATAGATTTTGACTTTagaaagaggacaaagatcaTATGTGCTGATGATAAGTAGCTTAATTATGAAGGAATAAGAAATGTCAAAGTCAGAGTGAAGAATGGAAAAATTGTTTTGATCAAGGATGTTTGGTATATTCCTGGTATGAAGAGAAttctgatgagtgtaggtcagtaattgagaaaggtttctcacTACTATAAAGGAAAATATATTAAAGTTGTATGATTCTTACAGAAGTTGATTATGAAATATGAACAAGGAAGCAACAAAACATTCAAAAGGAATGTGGAAACAACTGAAATTAAATGCCTTAGGGCAAAAGGTGACAGTGAGTTATAGAACAAGAGATTGGGGCATATGAACTTCAGAAGTGTAGAAAATTTGAGTTCTAAGAAGCTGTTACATGGCATTCCTAAGATTGTGAAGCCTGagaagtcatgtgagatatgcaCGAAAGGCAAGCAACCTAGTTTGCCATTTGCATCAGAAGTGGCTCAAAGAGCAAAACGTGCTTTGGGAGTAATACATTCTGATTTATGTGGACCATCTAAAGTGCCTTCACTTGGAGGAAACAAGTACTTTGTTtcatttgtggatgagttcacaagaCTTACATGGGAAACACTCATAAAGTTTAAGCATGAGGTGTTTGCTGAGTTTTAGAAATTGAAGTTGGAGCTAAAAAACAGAGTGGTCAGAAGCTGAAAGTTCTCAGAACTGATGGTGAAGATGAGTATAACTCATCAAAGTTCATAATGTTCTATGAAGAGAATGGATT includes these proteins:
- the LOC127123842 gene encoding equilibrative nucleotide transporter 3-like; amino-acid sequence: MHQEEGGEVEVCDISRLSCQNFHQATQVGIFREAKKYAWSHKSSLRGDVEILNLTLIYGLTLSIFPGFLSEDTGKHSLGTWYALVLITMYNVWDLIGRYIPLIKILNLESRKLITTASISRFLFIPAFYFTAKYGTQGWMITLTSFLGLSNGYLTVCVLTSAPKGYKGPEQNALGNILVLFILGGIFVGVTLDWLWLIGKGW